A part of Diceros bicornis minor isolate mBicDic1 chromosome 32, mDicBic1.mat.cur, whole genome shotgun sequence genomic DNA contains:
- the DUS2 gene encoding tRNA-dihydrouridine(20) synthase [NAD(P)+]-like isoform X3: protein MMVNSLSLCYHNKLILAPMVRVGTLPMRLLALDYGADIVYCEELIDLKMLQCKRVVNDVLSTVDFVAPDDRVVFRTCEREQSRVIFQMGTSDAERALAVARLVENDVAGIDVNMGCPKEYSTKGGMGAALLSDPDKIEKILSTLVKGTRRPVTCKIRILPSLEDTLSLVKRIERTGIAAIAVHGRTREERPQHPVSCEAIKAIAEILSVPVIANGGSHDHIQEYLDIQDFRQATAASSVMVARAAMWNPSIFLKEGLRPLQEVMQKYIRYAVQYDNHYTNTKYCLCQMLREQLESPQGKLLHAAQSSREICEAFGLGAFYEETTRELDARRAELLAKTPEEVEEPAEDTSGVIKMAVKFDRRAYSPQITPKMCLLEWCRREKLAQPVYETVQRPLDRLFCSVVTVAEQKYQSTLWDKSKKLAEQAAAIVCLRSQGLPEGRLGEESPSLNKRKREAPDQDPGAPSVQEPAVPGELCKKPFVALGSGKENPLEGL from the exons ATGATGGTGAACAGCCTCTCACTGTGCTACCACAACAAACTCATCTTAGCCCCTATGGTTCGGGTAGGGACTCTCCCAATGCGGCTGCTGGCCCTGGACTATGGAGCGGACATTGTGTACTGTGAG GAGCTGATCGACCTCAAGATGCTTCAGTGTAAGAGAGTTGTCAATG ACGTGCTCAGCACAGTGGACTTTGTCGCCCCTGATGACCGAGTAGTCTTCCGCACCTGCGAAAGAGAACAGAGCAGGGTTATCTTCCAGATG GGGACTTCAGACGCAGAGCGAGCCCTTGCTGTGGCCAGGCTTGT AGAAAATGATGTGGCTGGTATTGACGTCAACATGGGCTGTCCAAAAGAGTATTCCACCAAG GGAGGAATGGGAGCTGCTCTGCTATCAGACCCTGACAAGATTGAGAAG ATCCTCAGCACTCTTGTTAAAGGGACACGCAGACCTGTGACCTGCAAGATTCGCATCCTACCATCG CTAGAAGATACCTTGAGCCTCGTGAAGCGGATAGAGAGGACTGGCATTGCCGCCATCGCAGTCCATGGGAG GACGCGAGAGGAGCGACCTCAGCACCCTGTCAGCTGTGAAGCCATCAAAGCCATTGCCGAAATCCTCTCTGTTCCTGTGATAGCCAA TGGAGGATCTCACGACCACATCCAAGAGTACTTGGACATACAGGACTTTCGACAAGCCACGGCAGCGTCTTCAGTGATGGTGGCCCGAGCAGCCATGTGGAACCCGTCCATCTTCCTCAAGGAGGGTCTGCGGCCCCTGCAGGAGGTCATGCAGAAGTACATCCGATAC GCTGTGCAGTATGACAACCACTACACCAACACCAAGTACTGCTTGTGCCAGATGCTACGAGAACAGCTGGAGTCGCCCCAGGGAAAATTGCTGCATGCCGCCCAGTCTTCCCGGGAAATTTG TGAGGCCTTTGGTCTTGGTGCCTTCTACGAGGAGACCACACGAGAGCTGGATGCCCGGCGGGCCGAGCTCTTGGCCAAGACCCCAGAGGAGGTGGAGGAGCCAGCTGAAGACACCTCTGGTGTCATTAAAATGGCTGTCAAGTTTGACCG GAGAGCATACTCACCCCAAATCACTCCCAAGATGTGCCTGCTGGAGTGGTGCCGGAGGGAGAAGTTGGCACAGCCCGTGTATGAAACG GTTCAACGCCCCCTGGATCGCCTTTTCTGTTCTGTTGTCACTGTTGCTGAGCAAAAGTACCAGTCCACTTTGTG GGACAAGTCCAAGAAACTGGCGGAGCAGGCTGCGGCCATCGTCTGTCTGCGGAGCCAGGGCCTTCCTGAGGGTCGACTGGGTGAGGAGAGCCCCTCGTTGAACAAGCGCAAGCGGGAGGCCCCTGACCAAGACCCTGGGGCCCCCAGTGTTCAGGAGCCAGCAGTGCCTGGGGAGCTATGCAAGAAGCCCTTTGTGGCCTTGGGAAGTGGTAAAGAGAACCCCCTGGAAGGCCTGTGA